In Rosa chinensis cultivar Old Blush chromosome 1, RchiOBHm-V2, whole genome shotgun sequence, a genomic segment contains:
- the LOC112179626 gene encoding U-box domain-containing protein 32: MGSVEEEQVWDVEETVFVAVGDDVKQSETTLFWAVKNFVGKNICLLHVHRPSLCDENSSVNLRNLLNEYLLILIGAGVQANEVRIEMDNVEEGIVELIARHDIRWLVMGAAADEYYTERLAEIRSSKAVFVCQKAASSCHIWFVCNGHLIHTRGDREDNSEIESAPPLLPLNSATGTEEPEHLSTESILWLRNLDAEEDVNEVEDLSRRLTPLLIDEEEKAAGGSYDKVTQAILDRKNSNQMEFEDTARRWKVEDDAMEAKCKAKAFESLCTKEMSQRKELEELLATIRQETEGLKDECDKYIEQVQIFRDKNLVLEGQLAESQCTVKELEEKIISAVKLLISFREKRDNMQAEYRNAIRKVNQLSTLGEAASFCRAEFPVFSFLEINEATQNFDPSQKIGEGRYGSVYKGILRHMHVAIKMLPSYGSKRQLDFQNEVEILSRARHPNLVTLIGMCPESRSLVYEYLKNGSLEDRLAGKDKAPPLPWQIRTCIATEICSALIFLHSNIPCIVHGNLKASNILLDANFVSKLGDLGIVSLISQNEDPTNFTKICNDPNGTFVYMDPEYVETGKLTRESDVYSFGILLLRLLTARPLLGIVKDVKCALENDSISGLLDVSAGDWPLEQARELALLAMRCCEENRLNRMDLSVVHEVMRTSCAASESCSISKKLLRTPSHFVCPILQEVMTDPRIAADGYTYEEEAIQGWFKSGHSTSPMTNLELEHCNLVPNYALQFAIQQWQLQ, from the exons ATGGGGAGCGTTGAAGAAGAGCAAGTGTGGGATGTGGAAGAGACCGTCTTTGTTGCGGTGGGGGACGACGTGAAGCAGAGCGAAACGACGCTGTTTTGGGCCGTCAAGAACTTCGTCGGCAAGAATATATGCCTCCTTCACGTCCACCGCCCTTCATTGT GCGATGAAAATAGTTCAGTAAATTTACGAAATCTTCTAAACGAATACCTACTGATTCTGATCGGAGCAGGA GTGCAGGCAAATGAAGTACGGATTGAGATGGACAATGTGGAGGAGGGGATTGTTGAATTGATCGCTCGGCACGATATTAGGTGGCTTGTCATGGGGGCAGCTGCAGATGAATATTATACCGA GAGATTGGCGGAAATAAGGTCCAGTAAGGCAGTTTTTGTATGTCAAAAGGCAGCTAGCTCCTGTCATATTTGGTTTGTTTGTAATGGCCACCTCATACATACAAG GGGAGACAGAGAAGATAATTCTGAAATAGAAAGCGCCCCTCCTTTGCTGCCGCTGAATTCGGCTACTGGAACAGAGGAACCGGAGCACTTAAGTACAGAATCAATTCTTTGGTTGAGAAATCTAG ATGCTGAGGAAGATGTCAATGAAGTGGAAGATCTGTCAAGGAGGTTGACCCCATTACTGATAGATGAG GAGGAAAAAGCAGCTGGTGGAAGTTATGATAAAGTAACGCAAGCCATTTTGGACAGAAAGAACTCAAACCAAATGGAATTTGAAGATACAGCAAGGAGGTGGAAAGTGGAAGATGATGCCATGGAGGCCAAATGCAAG GCCAAAGCATTTGAAAGCTTATGCACTAAGGAGATGAGCCAAAGAAAAGAGTTGGAAGAATTGCTTGCTACAATTAGGCAGGAAACAGAGGGGTTGAAGGATGAATGTGATAAATATATAGAACAAGTCCAGATATTCCGGGACAAGAACTTAGTGCTGGAGGGCCAACTAGCAGAGTCGCAATGTACAGTAAAGGAGTTAGAGGAGAAGATCATCTCTGCGGTGAAGCTCTTGATTAGTTTTAGAGAAAAACGGGATAACATGCAAGCAGAGTATAGAAATGCAATAAGAAAAGTCAATCAGCTAAGCACATTAGGGGAAGCTGCAAGCTTTTGTCGTGCAGAATTCCCCGTATTCTCTTTTCTTGAGATCAATGAGGCAACTCAGAATTTTGACCCATCCCAGAAGATTGGAGAAGGAAGGTATGGAAGTGTTTATAAAGGGATTCTTCGCCACATGCATGTTGCAATAAAGATGTTGCCCTCTTATGGTTCTAAAAGGCAATTAGACTTCCAAAATGAG GTAGAGATCTTGAGCAGAGCAAGGCATCCAAACCTGGTAACACTAATTGGAATGTGTCCAGAATCTAGGTCACTTGTGTATGAATACCTTAAAAATGGCAGCCTTGAGGACCGCCTTGCAGGCAAAGACAAAGCTCCACCTCTTCCATGGCAAATTCGAACATGCATTGCTACTGAAATATGCTCTGCCCTTATCTTCCTTCACTCGAATATCCCATGTATTGTCCATGGGAATCTAAAAGCAAGTAACATTCTCTTGGATGCAAACTTTGTGAGCAAACTTGGTGATTTGGGCATCGTTTCCTTAATTTCACAAAATGAAGATCCGACCAACTTCACCAAAATATGTAATGATCCAAATGGAACTTTTGTGTATATGGATCCAGAGTATGTGGAGACAGGAAAGCTTACAAGAGAATCAGATGTTTACTCATTTGGGATTTTATTATTACGACTTTTAACTGCAAGACCACTTTTGGGGATAGTGAAAGATGTGAAATGCGCACTAGAGAATGACAGCATCAGTGGTTTGTTGGACGTTTCAGCTGGAGACTGGCCGCTAGAGCAAGCACGGGAGTTGGCTCTCTTAGCAATGAGGTGTTGTGAGGAGAACCGGTTGAATCGGATGGACCTATCTGTCGTCCATGAGGTAATGAGAACTTCATGTGCTGCGTCTGAGTCTTGCTCGATTTCTAAGAAGCTTCTCCGAACACCATCCCATTTCGTCTGCCCCATTCTTCAG GAAGTCATGACTGATCCACGTATAGCAGCAGATGGTTACACATATGAAGAAGAGGCAATACAAGGATGGTTCAAGAGCGGACACAGTACTTCTCCGATGACAAATCTTGAGCTCGAACACTGCAATTTGGTTCCCAATTATGCGCTTCAGTTTGCAATTCAACAGTGGCAACTACAGTAG
- the LOC112180037 gene encoding SKP1-like protein 21 isoform X2 encodes MSEAVMAVVKPEMKSYIWLQTADGSIQQVEEEVAMFCPMICREILQTGMGSSKNYAISLPQRVNPAVLGLILDYCRFHQVPGRSNKERKTFDEKFIRMDTKKLCELTSAADSLQLKPLVDLTSRALARIIEGKTPEEIRETFHLPDDLTEEEKLEPLRNITDDPRIRLLNRLYARKRKELKEREKLKNVEVEEERVDQRSVDDLLTFINGGNGDSKGVKTNKNKKKNRRRKDPPKDSSNNVNGNHNKESEALSSAFHNESRPSSSCNLQDCTAIEFDDGDVDDDLDPAMKEQLDREVEDFARRLNSDWPERMQEILSLGQERRLTPININGNGSARRYTSLDQR; translated from the exons ATGTCAGAAGCTGTCATGGCGGTGGTCAAACCTGAG ATGAAGTCTTACATCTGGCTACAAACTGCTGATGGGTCGATACAACAAGTAGAAGAAGAGGTTGCTATGTTTTGTCCCATGATATGTCGAGAAATACTTCAGACAGGCATGGGATCGTCCAAAAACTATGCTATATCACTTCCTCAACGAGTTAACCCTGCCGTTTTGGGGTTAATACTTGACTACTGCCGGTTTCATCAAGTACCAGGTCGCTCTAATAAG GAACGCAAAACTTTTGATGAGAAATTTATTCGGATGGATACAAAGAAGTTATGCGAGTTGACATCAGCTGCTGACAGCCTACAATTGAAGCCTTTGGTTGATCTCACCAGCCGAGCACTTGCACGAATTATTGAAGGAAAAACTCCTGAAGAGATACGGGAGACGTTTCATTTACCTGATGATCTCACAGAG GAGGAGAAGTTGGAACCTCTGAGAAACATAACCGATGATCCACGTATCCGGCTTCTTAATCGTCTATATGCAAGAAAGAGGAAAGaattgaaagagagagagaaactgaag AATGTTGAGGTGGAGGAGGAGCGTGTTGATCAGCGTTCCGTCGATGATCTCTTGACATTTATAaatggtggaaatggag ATTCAAAGGGAGTTAAAACCaataagaataagaagaaaaatcGAAGAAGAAAAGATCCGCCAAAAGATTCTTCAAATAATGTCAATGGAAACCATAATAAG GAATCAGAAGCTCTTTCTTCTGCTTTCCACAATGAATCCCGACCTTCTAGCTCTTGCAACTTGCAAGATTGTACAGCCATTGAGTTTGATGATGGtgatgttgatgatgatttAGATCCTGCCATGAAGGAGCAGCTTGACAG GGAAGTGGAGGATTTTGCACGAAGATTAAATTCAGATTGGCCAGAAAGGATGCAGGAAATTTTATCCTTGGGCCAAGAAAGGAGACTTACACCAATAAATATTAATGGAAATGGTTCTGCACGTAGATATACAA GTTTGGATCAGAGATAA
- the LOC112179549 gene encoding uncharacterized protein At3g49055, whose amino-acid sequence METEINGSDSTQTSDHDLLRAELDSLRRSHRSLLQKTAAMEEDFNRVQSQRDEAAARNYELTRLVGEVSGERDAVREELRKVEDEYAMKIDEEVRRKESLESEVRVCKERIERLEIERRERDEFLIKCLDSLRPIEKELIGIIEGVWDEEDDKEVVEIEKAATNVEEGEAELDQESRGVWEEIKTIKRLVEIAEEKVDDYKELRHNERRQLGNSVVSLTEENRDISTLLRIALVEKEAVEKRLKGSGETKRVAILQRVGFSPFGFLMGSGGNEQSLEASGAKLDGAKLEGMGSSASNKSDSSECEEEVVSLASTVEKIMKNLRLEITQLRRSLDDSRSDTERLQSLTEKQAQQIAENMLYIKELEDRERVLTENVEAQMIEMKDAEAEVARWREACELEVEAGKNEIEEREKLIAILKQELEKTRAALDISNGKLKLKEELAANAMAAHAAAEKSLQLADSRAAGLRTRIEELTKQLEEADSRERNSRRVRHICWPWRSFKVNPANNVRRLLPEMQALLNYSG is encoded by the exons ATGGAAACCGAAATCAACGGTTCAGATTCCACACAAACCTCCGATCATGATCTCCTCCGCGCCGAGCTCGACTCCCTCCGCCGGTCTCACCGGAGCCTCCTACAGAAGACGGCGGCGATGGAGGAAGATTTCAACCGCGTCCAGAGCCAGCGAGACGAGGCGGCGGCTCGCAACTACGAGTTGACCAGACTCGTCGGAGAAGTTTCCGGCGAGAGGGACGCTGTAAGGGAAGAGCTTCGCAAGGTCGAAGACGAGTATGCGATGAAAATCGATGAGGAGGTGAGGAGGAAGGAGAGTCTGGAGAGTGAGGTTCGAGTTTGTAAGGAGAGAATTGAGAGGTTGGAGATtgagaggagagaaagagatgagttTTTGATCAAGTGCTTGGATTCGCTCCGGCCGATCGAGAAGGAGTTGATCGGGATTATTGAAGGAGTTTGGGACGAAGAAGATGACAAAGAAGTAGTTGAGATTGAGAAGGCGGCAACGAATGTGGAGGAAGGTGAAGCCGAATTGGACCAGGAATCGAGGGGAGTATGGGAGGAGATCAAGACTATCAAGAGGCTAGTGGAGATAGCTGAAGAGAAAGTGGATGATTACAAAGAATTGAGGCATAACGAGAGGAGGCAATTGGGGAACAGTGTGGTGAGTTTGACAGAGGAGAATAGGGATATCAGCACATTGCTGAGGATTGCTTTGGTGGAGAAGGAGGCTGTGGAGAAGAGGTTGAAGGGGAGCGGTGAGACCAAGAGGGTGGCCATTTTGCAGAGAGTTGGATTCAGTCCGTTCGGGTTTTTGATGGGAAGTGGAGGCAATGAGCAATCATTGGAGGCTTCCGGGGCTAAATTGGATGGAGCTAAATTGGAAGGAATGGGGTCTAGTGCGAGTAACAAGTCGGATAGCAGTGAGTGTGAAGAGGAGGTTGTAAGTCTG GCATCTACTGTAGAGAAGATAATGAAGAACCTGCGCCTGGAAATCACTCAATTGAGAAGATCTTTGGACGACTCTAG GTCAGACACTGAGCGCCTACAGAGTCTCACAGAGAAACAAGCTCAACAAATTGCAGAAAACATGCTGTACATCAAGGAGTTAGAAGACAGAGAGAGGGTGTTAACTGAAAAT GTTGAGGCACAGATGATTGAAATGAAGGATGCTGAAGCTGAGGTTGCCAGATGGAGAGAAGCTTGTGAGTTGGAAGTTGAAGCtgggaaaaatgagattgaAGAACGCGAAAAATTG ATTGCCATTCTGAAGCAAGAATTGGAGAAAACAAGGGCTGCTTTGGACATATCAAATGGCAAATTAAAGCTGAAAGAAGAACTTGCAGCTAATGCCATGGCTGCTCATGCAGCAGCAGAGAAGTCGCTCCAGCTGGCTGACAGCAGGGCAGCAGGACTCCGTACCCGAATAGAGGAACTAACAAAACAGCTAGAAGAAGCAGATAGCAGAGAGCGCAATAGCCGAAGGGTGAGACATATATGTTGGCCATGGCGATCCTTCAAAGTGAACCCCGCTAACAATGTGCGACGATTGCTACCAGAAATGCAGGCCTTGCTTAATTATAGTGGGTGA
- the LOC112180037 gene encoding SKP1-like protein 21 isoform X1: MSEAVMAVVKPEMKSYIWLQTADGSIQQVEEEVAMFCPMICREILQTGMGSSKNYAISLPQRVNPAVLGLILDYCRFHQVPGRSNKERKTFDEKFIRMDTKKLCELTSAADSLQLKPLVDLTSRALARIIEGKTPEEIRETFHLPDDLTEEEKLEPLRNITDDPRIRLLNRLYARKRKELKEREKLKFQNVEVEEERVDQRSVDDLLTFINGGNGDSKGVKTNKNKKKNRRRKDPPKDSSNNVNGNHNKESEALSSAFHNESRPSSSCNLQDCTAIEFDDGDVDDDLDPAMKEQLDREVEDFARRLNSDWPERMQEILSLGQERRLTPININGNGSARRYTSLDQR; this comes from the exons ATGTCAGAAGCTGTCATGGCGGTGGTCAAACCTGAG ATGAAGTCTTACATCTGGCTACAAACTGCTGATGGGTCGATACAACAAGTAGAAGAAGAGGTTGCTATGTTTTGTCCCATGATATGTCGAGAAATACTTCAGACAGGCATGGGATCGTCCAAAAACTATGCTATATCACTTCCTCAACGAGTTAACCCTGCCGTTTTGGGGTTAATACTTGACTACTGCCGGTTTCATCAAGTACCAGGTCGCTCTAATAAG GAACGCAAAACTTTTGATGAGAAATTTATTCGGATGGATACAAAGAAGTTATGCGAGTTGACATCAGCTGCTGACAGCCTACAATTGAAGCCTTTGGTTGATCTCACCAGCCGAGCACTTGCACGAATTATTGAAGGAAAAACTCCTGAAGAGATACGGGAGACGTTTCATTTACCTGATGATCTCACAGAG GAGGAGAAGTTGGAACCTCTGAGAAACATAACCGATGATCCACGTATCCGGCTTCTTAATCGTCTATATGCAAGAAAGAGGAAAGaattgaaagagagagagaaactgaag TTTCAGAATGTTGAGGTGGAGGAGGAGCGTGTTGATCAGCGTTCCGTCGATGATCTCTTGACATTTATAaatggtggaaatggag ATTCAAAGGGAGTTAAAACCaataagaataagaagaaaaatcGAAGAAGAAAAGATCCGCCAAAAGATTCTTCAAATAATGTCAATGGAAACCATAATAAG GAATCAGAAGCTCTTTCTTCTGCTTTCCACAATGAATCCCGACCTTCTAGCTCTTGCAACTTGCAAGATTGTACAGCCATTGAGTTTGATGATGGtgatgttgatgatgatttAGATCCTGCCATGAAGGAGCAGCTTGACAG GGAAGTGGAGGATTTTGCACGAAGATTAAATTCAGATTGGCCAGAAAGGATGCAGGAAATTTTATCCTTGGGCCAAGAAAGGAGACTTACACCAATAAATATTAATGGAAATGGTTCTGCACGTAGATATACAA GTTTGGATCAGAGATAA
- the LOC112179858 gene encoding uncharacterized protein LOC112179858: MSGGVGPTADISLPKEQEHEFKEHHDPISSSKLSPKTSKSQTPHTTTNRKPGLFSFRQLNALAVIIVLSASGMVSPQDLAFVLFSIAYMYFISKVAFPMQSSTKDPPVFSPQNKILRLYVLLGAIIGLVLPIAYIFEGIFEGDKQGISAASPHVFLLASQVFMEGLAFTDRFSIPIRVFVPVFYNSRRIFTIVEWLTSEFSKGYEEYGGSAKRLYLGRVLAIANMAFWCFNLFGFLLPVYLPRAFKKYYSTHKVKEY; the protein is encoded by the coding sequence ATGTCAGGTGGAGTTGGTCCAACTGCAGACATTAGCCTtcccaaagaacaagaacatgagTTCAAAGAACACCATGACCCAATTTCGTCCTCAAAACTCAGCCCTAAAACTTCAAAGAGCCAAACCCCACACACCACCACTAACCGAAAACCAGGTTTGTTCTCCTTCCGGCAGCTCAATGCCCTCGCCGTCATCATTGTCCTCTCAGCCAGTGGCATGGTAAGCCCTCAAGACCTGGCCTTTGTTCTCTTCTCCATTGCCTACATGTACTTCATCTCAAAAGTTGCTTTCCCCATGCAATCTTCCACTAAAGACCCTCCAGTCTTCAGCCCCCAAAACAAGATCCTACGCCTCTATGTCCTCTTGGGTGCCATCATAGGCCTAGTACTCCCCATAGCTTACATCTTCGAGGGCATTTTCGAGGGTGACAAGCAAGGAATCAGCGCAGCCTCGCCACATGTTTTCCTTCTTGCAAGTCAAGTTTTCATGGAAGGGTTGGCTTTCACCGACAGGTTTTCGATCCCAATACGCGTTTTCGTGCCGGTTTTTTACAACTCCAGGAGAATTTTCACCATTGTGGAGTGGCTTACAAGTGAGTTTTCAAAAGGGTATGAAGAGTATGGTGGATCTGCTAAGAGATTATACCTTGGCAGAGTTCTTGCTATTGCTAATATGGCTTTTTGGTGCTTCAATCTTTTTGGGTTCTTATTGCCAGTATATCTACCTAGAGCTTTCAAGAAATATTACTCTACGCATAAGGTGAAAGAATATTGA
- the LOC112179712 gene encoding uncharacterized protein LOC112179712 isoform X1, whose translation MPIAKLKAPNTDAMKSEEGNDSLDTIIRQVAKEPSISFSRAGDSPVPWIQLLHALDQQELPGWPLHSPIKVQMQKCDKCPREFCSPINHRRHIRVHHRLKKLDKDSTKNRDLLGAFWDKLSTEEAKESVSFKNVNLEEVAGSSIIKALTTLVRKPGFTSLPHIYLKAGSALLDIVQARPSRFPISSQELFGILDDASEKTFLSGTATSMQRYIFDGDAEKVGLETKNLVACTSFLVEQKLVKAWHAYKDAEALRLQKLLVEEEEAAQKRQADLLERKRQKKLRQKEQKAKDQEKVNGKDSIDEPLEETSSHSTTIDSDSPISDVLDHAHSSVEAFQDSSTNENVDPEFQTGIGYGQADAANGSNVERRTVQGNGSRRAVARWQVLPKSQRGVPNGFHAGQSSQTSKLPSVQNHGSYRDSRAVSSSNKVWSRKPKPQNDGGSLKDGVQKDATEPDQIKNHEVLIGSISVTLGNSSQESNNLAGFRDDGLLEQQMPKNNFQDKMNKPDSVQSSTNRSTVKLWRPVSRNGTKGSPMPVENGCRESETDVAAEKGNSQTISNGNCPRSCVMDSHNDGIGNGSTQAGNLGFSSRAAKDFLAQRWKEAIAGDHVELVLFQGSEPPRCPDSDNEVAATHSLRFRRSILGNAENRLVNVEALESPIAGAGKVKYRSKKPEKGVKIKYIPKQNTVT comes from the exons ATGCCAATTGCTAAACTAAAGGCCCCAAACACTGATGCTATGAAATCGGAAGAAGGAAATGACTCCCTTGACACTATCATCAGACAAGTTGCAAAAGAGCCTTCTATTTCTTTCTCGAGGGCCGGTGATAGCCCAGTTCCATGGATTCAACTACTTCATGCCTTAGATCAACAAG AGCTTCCAGGTTGGCCCTTGCACTCTCCCATCAAGGTGCAAATGCAAAAGTGTGACAAATGCCCTCGAGAATTTTGTTCACCCATCAACCACAGAAGGCACATTCGCGTGCACCATCGACTGAAAAAGCTTGATAAG GATTCTACCAAAAATAGGGATCTTCTTGGGGCATTTTGGGATAAG CTCTCCACAGAAGAGGCAAAAGAATCTGTATCGTTCAAGAATGTGAATTTGGAG GAAGTTGCGGGGTCTTCAATCATAAAGGCTTTGACAACACTTGTTCGGAAACCTGGATTCACTTCTCTGCCCCACATTTATTTGAAGGCTGGTTCTGCCCTTCTG GATATTGTCCAGGCTAGACCTTCCAGGTTTCCAATATCTTCGCAGGAGTTATTCGGTATACTTGATGATGCAAGTGAAAAAACATTCCTATCTGGTACAGCCACATCAATGCAAAGATATATTTTTGACGGGGATGCTGAGAAGGTTGGCCTTGAAACAAAGAATCTAGTTGCTTGTACCAGCTTCTTGGTAGAACAAAAATTG GTTAAAGCTTGGCATGCTTACAAGGATGCCGAAGCTTTGCGGTTACAAAAGCTActagtggaagaagaagaagcagctcAAAAAAG GCAAGCTGATCTCTTGGAAAGAAAGAGGCAGAAGAAGCTTAGGCAGAAAGAACAAAAGGCAAAGGACCAAGAGAAGGTGAACGGTAAAGACAGCATTGATGAACCTCTGGAAGAAACATCGAGTCATTCAACAACCATTGATTCTGACTCACCCATTTCAGACGTTCTAGATCATGCTCACTCATCTGTTGAAGCATTTCAAGACTCAAGCACCAATGAAAATGTGGATCCTGAATTTCAGACTGGAATTGGCTATGGACAAGCTGATGCTGCGAATGGTTCAAATGTGGAACGGCGGACAGTGCAAGGAAATGGTTCTCGGCGTGCGGTTGCTCGATGGCAGGTGTTGCCAAAATCACAGCGGGGTGTGCCTAATGGATTTCATGCAGGTCAGAGTTCTCAAACATCAAAGCTTCCATCCGTGCAAAATCATGGAAGCTACCGGGATTCAAGAGCTGTGTCCAGCAGCAATAAAGTTTGGAGTCGAAAGCCTAAACCACAAAATGATGGGGGGAGTTTGAAAGATGGAGTACAAAAGGATGCAACTGAACCTGATCAAATCAAGAATCATGAGGTCTTGATTGGATCTATATCAGTCACACTTGGAAATTCTTCCCAAGAAAGTAATAATCTGGCTGGCTTTCGTGATGATGGCCTTTTGGAGCAACAAATGCCTAAGAACAACTTTCAGGACAAAATGAATAAACCTGATTCTGTTCAGAGTAGCACAAACCGATCAACAGTAAAACTTTGGAGGCCAGTGAGCCGGAATGGAACAAAGGGGTCTCCTATGCCAGTTGAGAATGGCTGCAGAGAATCTGAAACTGATGTTGCAGCTGAGAAGGGCAACAGTCAGACCATTTCCAATGGAAATTGTCCAAGATCATGTGTCATGGATAGTCATAATGATGGCATTGGTAATGGATCTACACAAGCCGGAAACTTGGGTTTCTCCAGTCGTGCTGCAAAAGATTTTCTTGCACAGA GATGGAAAGAGGCTATAGCCGGAGACCATGTAGAATTGGTTCTTTTCCAAGGTTCTGAACCTCCCAGATGCCCGGACAGTGACAATGAAGTAGCAGCAACTCATTCATTGCGGTTTAGACGCAGCATTCTTGGGAATGCAGAAAACCGGCTGGTTAATGTGGAGGCACTCGAGTCTCCAATTGCCGGAGCTGGTAAAGTCAAGTATAGGTCGAAGAAGCCTGAAAAGGGTGTGAAGATAAAATACATCCCCAAACAGAATACGGTTACCTAG
- the LOC112179712 gene encoding uncharacterized protein LOC112179712 isoform X2: MEVAGSSIIKALTTLVRKPGFTSLPHIYLKAGSALLDIVQARPSRFPISSQELFGILDDASEKTFLSGTATSMQRYIFDGDAEKVGLETKNLVACTSFLVEQKLVKAWHAYKDAEALRLQKLLVEEEEAAQKRQADLLERKRQKKLRQKEQKAKDQEKVNGKDSIDEPLEETSSHSTTIDSDSPISDVLDHAHSSVEAFQDSSTNENVDPEFQTGIGYGQADAANGSNVERRTVQGNGSRRAVARWQVLPKSQRGVPNGFHAGQSSQTSKLPSVQNHGSYRDSRAVSSSNKVWSRKPKPQNDGGSLKDGVQKDATEPDQIKNHEVLIGSISVTLGNSSQESNNLAGFRDDGLLEQQMPKNNFQDKMNKPDSVQSSTNRSTVKLWRPVSRNGTKGSPMPVENGCRESETDVAAEKGNSQTISNGNCPRSCVMDSHNDGIGNGSTQAGNLGFSSRAAKDFLAQRWKEAIAGDHVELVLFQGSEPPRCPDSDNEVAATHSLRFRRSILGNAENRLVNVEALESPIAGAGKVKYRSKKPEKGVKIKYIPKQNTVT, encoded by the exons ATG GAAGTTGCGGGGTCTTCAATCATAAAGGCTTTGACAACACTTGTTCGGAAACCTGGATTCACTTCTCTGCCCCACATTTATTTGAAGGCTGGTTCTGCCCTTCTG GATATTGTCCAGGCTAGACCTTCCAGGTTTCCAATATCTTCGCAGGAGTTATTCGGTATACTTGATGATGCAAGTGAAAAAACATTCCTATCTGGTACAGCCACATCAATGCAAAGATATATTTTTGACGGGGATGCTGAGAAGGTTGGCCTTGAAACAAAGAATCTAGTTGCTTGTACCAGCTTCTTGGTAGAACAAAAATTG GTTAAAGCTTGGCATGCTTACAAGGATGCCGAAGCTTTGCGGTTACAAAAGCTActagtggaagaagaagaagcagctcAAAAAAG GCAAGCTGATCTCTTGGAAAGAAAGAGGCAGAAGAAGCTTAGGCAGAAAGAACAAAAGGCAAAGGACCAAGAGAAGGTGAACGGTAAAGACAGCATTGATGAACCTCTGGAAGAAACATCGAGTCATTCAACAACCATTGATTCTGACTCACCCATTTCAGACGTTCTAGATCATGCTCACTCATCTGTTGAAGCATTTCAAGACTCAAGCACCAATGAAAATGTGGATCCTGAATTTCAGACTGGAATTGGCTATGGACAAGCTGATGCTGCGAATGGTTCAAATGTGGAACGGCGGACAGTGCAAGGAAATGGTTCTCGGCGTGCGGTTGCTCGATGGCAGGTGTTGCCAAAATCACAGCGGGGTGTGCCTAATGGATTTCATGCAGGTCAGAGTTCTCAAACATCAAAGCTTCCATCCGTGCAAAATCATGGAAGCTACCGGGATTCAAGAGCTGTGTCCAGCAGCAATAAAGTTTGGAGTCGAAAGCCTAAACCACAAAATGATGGGGGGAGTTTGAAAGATGGAGTACAAAAGGATGCAACTGAACCTGATCAAATCAAGAATCATGAGGTCTTGATTGGATCTATATCAGTCACACTTGGAAATTCTTCCCAAGAAAGTAATAATCTGGCTGGCTTTCGTGATGATGGCCTTTTGGAGCAACAAATGCCTAAGAACAACTTTCAGGACAAAATGAATAAACCTGATTCTGTTCAGAGTAGCACAAACCGATCAACAGTAAAACTTTGGAGGCCAGTGAGCCGGAATGGAACAAAGGGGTCTCCTATGCCAGTTGAGAATGGCTGCAGAGAATCTGAAACTGATGTTGCAGCTGAGAAGGGCAACAGTCAGACCATTTCCAATGGAAATTGTCCAAGATCATGTGTCATGGATAGTCATAATGATGGCATTGGTAATGGATCTACACAAGCCGGAAACTTGGGTTTCTCCAGTCGTGCTGCAAAAGATTTTCTTGCACAGA GATGGAAAGAGGCTATAGCCGGAGACCATGTAGAATTGGTTCTTTTCCAAGGTTCTGAACCTCCCAGATGCCCGGACAGTGACAATGAAGTAGCAGCAACTCATTCATTGCGGTTTAGACGCAGCATTCTTGGGAATGCAGAAAACCGGCTGGTTAATGTGGAGGCACTCGAGTCTCCAATTGCCGGAGCTGGTAAAGTCAAGTATAGGTCGAAGAAGCCTGAAAAGGGTGTGAAGATAAAATACATCCCCAAACAGAATACGGTTACCTAG